In a single window of the Rhinoraja longicauda isolate Sanriku21f chromosome 10, sRhiLon1.1, whole genome shotgun sequence genome:
- the LOC144597643 gene encoding complement component C1q receptor-like — translation MVRLVFIFLWLQNCWEKSGVWSQTFCDGGACYSLHWDAGSFVRTKEKCEAKHGFLTSMSSEREARSIERLLEISVEVAPRLLHLWIGLHRKVKQCYIAEKPLRGFLWVSGNDRSTYNAWTREPLRTCTHRRCVELVVNYTTRIQLKWNDSTCDPKRNEGFICKYPMCESLKTDIGNVVYKTPNNASQFFPRVPRGTVATILCANGKSVAVKCELQQGRVNWSSTRSLESMCNNCSEVTNNGSCRFGCFQSPRDSFCLCDKGFSVNLQQNQCVPVGDLESGFNVTSGTFPKDSENPTANTVVPTVFVSASPVSTSYLSSPAENPMASLPPTVGRSEPEKREAHSNAPFLIYQVIIGALALMLLVAVAVLIIRERRYRGARKTGNNGLRIEPKSVDTVHQEHDRVHERNVFNGNHYVETPSASENEINVSKENGELSFSVAQ, via the coding sequence ATGGTTCGTTTGGTCTTCATTTTCCTTTGGCTCCAGAACTGTTGGGAAAAATCAGGGGTTTGGTCTCAAACGTTTTGCGACGGCGGGGCGTGCTATAGTTTGCACTGGGATGCGGGCTCCTTTGTGCGGACAAAGGAGAAGTGTGAAGCCAAGCATGGGTTCCTCACCTCCATGTCCAGTGAGCGCGAAGCAAGGAGCATTGAGCGGCTTTTAGAGATTAGCGTGGAGGTGGCGCCCAGACTGCTTCACCTGTGGATTGGACTTCACAGGAAGGTCAAGCAGTGTTACATTGCTGAAAAGCCGCTGCGCGGATTCCTATGGGTCAGTGGCAATGACCGTTCTACCTACAACGCCTGGACCCGGGAACCTTTGAGGACGTGCACACACAGGAGATGCGTGGAGCTTGTGGTGAACTACACAACGCGAATCCAACTCAAGTGGAATGATTCAACATGTGATCCCAAAAGAAACGAGGGTTTCATCTGTAAGTACCCGATGTGCGAAAGCCTAAAGACTGACATTGGAAACGTCGTTTATAAAACCCCTAACAATGCAAGCCAATTCTTCCCTCGTGTACCTCGAGGGACGGTAGCAACCATTCTTTGTGCCAACGGCAAGTCAGTCGCTGTGAAGTGTGAGCTACAGCAGGGGCGAGTCAACTGGTCATCGACCAGAAGCTTGGAATCCATGTGCAACAACTGTTCGGAAGTTACAAATAATGGTTCTTGTCGATTTGGATGCTTCCAGTCGCCCCGGGACTCCTTCTGTTTGTGCGacaagggtttttcagtgaaCCTCCAGCAGAACCAATGCGTTCCCGTGGGAGACTTGGAATCTGGTTTTAACGTGACGTCCGGGACTTTTCCGAAAGACAGCGAGAACCCGACTGCCAATACTGTTGTCCCCACTGTCTTTGTATCAGCCTCCCCGGTATCAACATCTTACTTATCCAGTCCCGCTGAAAATCCCATGGCCTctcttcctcccactgttggGAGATCCGAACCTGAAAAGCGGGAGGCACATTCCAACGCCCCCTTCCTGATATATCAGGTTATTATTGGGGCCCTCGCCCTGATGTTGTTGGTCGCAGTTGCGGTGTTAATTATCAGAGAGCGCCGTTACAGAGGTGCCCGTAAAACGGGCAACAATGGACTTCGAATAGAACCCAAAAGTGTCGACACTGTTCACCAGGAGCATGACAGAGTCCATGAGAGGAACGTTTTTAATGGAAATCACTACGTGGAAACCCCTTCAGCGAGTGAGAACGAAATTAACGTATCCAAGGAAAATGGTGAATTGAGTTTTTCGGTAGCACAGTGA
- the sstr1a gene encoding somatostatin receptor type 1 yields the protein MLPNASGNPDDAMNGVNSTLNGTASGAFSHTIFISFIYSVVCFVGLCGNSLVIYVILRYAKMKTATNIYILNLAIADELFMLSVPFLVTATLLDHWPFGSLLCRLVLSVDAVNMFTSIYCLTVLSVDRYIAVVHPIKAARYRRPTIAKAVNLAVWLLSTLVILPFIIFADTAPNPDGSVVCNMQMPKPDRQWLEVFVVYTFLMGFLIPVVAICLCYILIIVKMRAVALKAGWQQRKKSERKLTLMVMMVVTVFVMCWMPFYIVQLVKIFLGRQNLTVSQLVVVLGYANSCANPILYGFLSDNFKRSFQRILCLRWMDNVAEEPMDYYATALKSRAYSAEEFQQDPMESESVYRNGTCTSRTTTL from the coding sequence ATGTTGCCCAATGCCTCTGGCAACCCGGACGATGCCATGAACGGCGTTAACTCAACACTCAACGGGACAGCAAGCGGCGCCTTCAGCCACACGATCTTTATCTCGTTCATTTACTCGGTCGTGTGCTTCGTCGGGCTGTGCGGGAACTCCCTGGTCATCTACGTGATCCTGAGGTACGCCAAAATGAAGACGGCAACCAACATCTACATCTTAAACCTGGCTATTGCCGACGAGCTGTTCATGCTGAGCGTGCCCTTCCTGGTGACGGCCACATTGCTGGATCACTGGCCCTTCGGCTCGTTGCTCTGCCGGCTGGTGCTCAGCGTGGACGCCGTCAACATGTTCACCAGCATCTATTGCCTCACTGTCCTCAGCGTGGACAGGTACATCGCGGTGGTGCACCCCATCAAGGCGGCCCGCTACAGGAGACCCACCATCGCCAAAGCAGTCAACCTGGCGGTCTGGCTGCTGTCCACGCTGGTGATCCTGCCCTTCATTATCTTTGCCGACACGGCCCCCAACCCCGACGGCTCCGTAGTCTGCAACATGCAGATGCCAAAGCCCGACAGGCAGTGGCTGGAGGTGTTCGTGGTCTACACGTTCCTCATGGGCTTTCTCATTCCCGTGGTGGCTATCTGTCTGTGTTACATCCTCATCATTGTCAAAATGAGGGCGGTGGCTCTCAAAGCCGGCTGGCAACAGCGTAAGAAGTCGGAGAGGAAGCTCACCTTGATGGTGATGATGGTGGTGACCGTGtttgtgatgtgctggatgccattTTACATCGTACAGTTGGTGAAGATATTTCTGGGGCGACAAAACCTGACCGTCAGCCAGCTGGTCGTGGTCTTAGGTTACGCTAACAGCTGTGCCAACCCTATTCTCTACGGCTTCCTCTCGGACAACTTCAAGCGATCCTTCCAGAGAATCCTGTGCCTCCGATGGATGGACAACGTCGCGGAGGAGCCCATGGATTATTATGCCACGGCCCTCAAAAGCAGAGCATACAGCGCGGAGGAATTCCAACAGGACCCGATGGAGTCAGAGAGTGTGTACCGCAATGGTACCTGTACCTCGagaaccaccaccctctga